One genomic segment of Brassica napus cultivar Da-Ae chromosome A3, Da-Ae, whole genome shotgun sequence includes these proteins:
- the LOC106388935 gene encoding 60S ribosomal protein L29-2 isoform X2, whose translation MAKSKNHTAHNQSAKAHKNGIKKPRRHRHTPTRGMDPKFLRNQRYARKHNVKSGENASVDG comes from the exons ATGGCCAAGTCGAAGAATCACACAGCGCATAACCAGTCTGCTAAGGCACACAAGAACGGAATCAAGAAGCCTAGGAGACACCGTCACACTCCCACCAGAGGA ATGGACCCTAAGTTCTTGAGGAACCAGAGGTACGCGAGGAAGCACAACGTCAAGAGCGGAGAGAATGCTAGCGTTGACGGATaa
- the LOC106388935 gene encoding disease resistance protein TAO1 isoform X1 → MDSPSLYPAIGFLTLLVTTFLMAYKRYKLHQNKDIIAYSLSPSSLSSSLSHSSLPSLVSRNWRHQVFPSFRGEDVRRGFLSHIQKEFERKGITLFIDNDIDRSKSIGPELIEAIRRSKISVVLISKNYASSTWCLNELVEIIKCRKELDQIVMIVFYEVDPSDVKKQSGEFGNVFEKTCQGKTVEDVARWREALEEVAKIAGYDSRSWTNEADMIEKVAKDVSNMLNVAPPSSGLDELVGIESHITEISSVLSLASDEVRMVGIWGPAGIGKTTIARTLFSIISHHFTHTAFVESTKRGYNDDTAFKLRLQEQLLSQTLDHKDMKIDHLGVAEARLKDKKVLVVLDDVEEAMQLQAMACKTQWFGHGSRIIITTKDIKVLKAHGISHVYHVDYPRGSEALEILCLSAFGQKSPYAGFEELTMEVVSLAGKLPLGLSVFGSYMRGMSKDEWTHALPRLRTSLDGNIEKVLRLSYDALCDKDKTLFLHIACFFKHEKAKDMLECLEESGLDVKHGLQVLTERSLVSTNRVGYLLMHSLLQQMGKEIIRKEDINEPRRRRFLMDAHDICNVLSDTTVSGAVLGIDLGINAVKEELSLDERALEGMSRLQFLRVYNDNKLILPRGLNNLPRKLRLLHWYRFPMSFLPCEFRAEFLVNLKMQHSHLEKLWEGPPAPLRCLKRMDLSYSYNLRKVPDLSSATNLEALILTGCRNLEELPSSVKNLESLVELRLEGCPTPKDLYAKISLWKSPSQIHVFECSGLRVLRDVDTAGVTLSLYCDTKIKKMPSWIKLLAHLHSIALTRCHSLKVFPRVPNSIQALDLSETGIQEVPAWIKNLSRLTSLSMVGCKKLKIIPANINMESLSSLDLSHCTRLKTFPEISTRLERLNLENTGIEKVSLSINYWLYLVDLSMRGCKSLRVFSNVREDSMEVLHLCGEEEEEEDRSLRLDLNGCKNLVSLHQLPDSLICLDACNCELLETVDGFFYNPQVNVHFDNCLKLNEEARELIQTSASSLAVLPGGEVPSYFHHQCTGSSLTIPFIKDMDIPDYLRFKACVLLSSFSGTPRTFGVSWCIFDTRKADPVGHGLCLFSKEKLGTDHLFTFEGSFSLEKDKDHGEVVELWLVFQIVNEQRMKGSWKWESVEADSQKLRIMGCGVRFLDVLGDMGGSSYQVEEKTSKVKKANHFEKKRKKKVNPVPFKDNEKSSEDLSDTDSGLGYNNSLLFIVPRLPLGIYYKGFL, encoded by the exons ATGGATTCTCCTAGTTTATATCCTGCAATAGGCTTCTTGACACTTTTGGTTACAACGTTTCTTATGGCttataaaagatacaaactCCATCAAAATAAAGACATAATAGCTTATTCTTTGTCTCCTTCCTCACTTTCATCTTCTTTGTCTCATTCATCTCTTCCATCTCTTGTGTCTCGCAACTGGAGACACCAAGTCTTCCCTAGCTTCCGTGGGGAAGATGTCCGCAGAGGCTTTCTCAGCCACATTCAGAAAGAATTCGAAAGAAAGGGAATCACCCTATTCATTGATAATGATATCGACAGGAGCAAGTCCATTGGTCCTGAGCTCATAGAAGCTATACGAAGATCGAAGATATCAGTTGTCCTTATCTCCAAGAACTACGCTTCTTCAACATGGTGTCTGAACGAGTTGGTGGAGATCATCAAGTGCAGGAAAGAGTTGGATCAGATAGTGATGATCGTTTTCTATGAAGTGGATCCATCTGATGTAAAGAAGCAGTCTGGAGAATTTGGAAATGTCTTCGAGAAAACTTGTCAGGGGAAAACAGTGGAGGACGTTGCAAGATGGAGAGAAGCTCTGGAAGAAGTGGCCAAGATCGCTGGATACGACTCAAGGAGCTG GACCAATGAAGCAGACATGATCGAGAAAGTTGCTAAAGATGTTTCAAACATGTTAAATGTTGCTCCACCCTCAAGTGGTTTAGATGAATTAGTTGGCATTGAGTCTCACATCACGGAGATAAGTTCAGTTTTGTCCTTAGCCTCAGATGAAGTGAGGATGGTTGGAATCTGGGGTCCTGCAGGGATTGGAAAAACCACCATCGCCAGAACTTTGTTCAGCATAATCTCTCATCACTTTACACACACTGCTTTTGTGGAGAGTACAAAGAGAGGGTACAATGATGATACTGCGTTCAAGTTGCGTTTACAAGAACAGCTTCTGTCTCAGACCTTAGATCATAAGGATATGAAGATAGATCACTTGGGTGTGGCTGAAGCACGGCTGAAAGACAAGAAAGTACTTGTAGTTCTTGATGATGTTGAAGAAGCAATGCAGCTACAAGCCATGGCTTGTAAAACTCAGTGGTTTGGTCACGGAAGCAGGATTATCATTACAACAAAGGATATCAAAGTTCTAAAGGCACATGGGATCAGCCATGTTTACCATGTCGATTATCCACGTGGGTCTGAAGCTCTTGAGATCCTTTGTCTATCTGCTTTTGGTCAGAAGTCTCCCTATGCTGGTTTCGAGGAGCTCACCATGGAAGTTGTAAGCCTTGCAGGCAAGCTTCCTTTAGGTCTAAGTGTGTTTGGTTCATATATGCGAGGAATGTCCAAAGATGAGTGGACACATGCACTTCCTAGACTAAGGACAAGCTTGGATGGAAACATTGAGAAAGTATTAAGGCTCAGCTATGATGCTTTATGCGATAAAGATAAAACCCTGTTTCTTCATATAGCATGTTTTTTCAAACATGAGAAAGCTAAAGACATGTTAGAGTGTCTTGAGGAGAGTGGCTTGGACGTCAAGCATGGACTTCAGGTCTTAACTGAGAGATCTCTCGTTTCTACCAACAGAGTAGGTTACTTGCTGATGCATAGTTTGTTACAACAAATGGGTAAAGAAATCATCCGCAAAGAAGACATAAATGAGCCTAGGAGACGTAGATTCTTGATGGATGCTCATGATATTTGTAACGTGCTCTCAGACACTACA GTCTCTGGAGCTGTTCTAGGCATAGATCTTGGCATAAATGCAGTCAAGGAAGAGCTAAGCCTTGACGAGAGAGCCTTAGAAGGAATGTCTCGTCTTCAGTTCTTAAGAGTCTACAATGACAACAAACTGATCTTACCAAGGGGTCTGAACAACCTGCCTCGTAAGCTTAGATTATTACATTGGTACAGGTTTCCCATGAGTTTTTTGCCTTGTGAGTTTCGTGCCGAGTTTCTTGTCAACCTTAAGATGCAACACAGCCACCTTGAGAAGCTGTGGGAAGGACCTCCAGCT CCGCTCAGGTGCCTGAAGAGGATGGATCTGTCTTACTCTTATAACTTGAGAAAGGTCCCTGATCTATCAAGTGCCACTAATCTTGAGGCATTGATACTCACTGGTTGCAGAAATCTGGAAGAGCTTCCCTCATCTGTTAAGAACCTCGAGAGTTTAGTTGAGTTGAGATTAGAAGGATGTCCAACGCCGAAGGATCTTTATGCGAAGATCAGCTTGTGGAAGTCTCCTTCTCAAATCCATGTCTTTGAGTGCTCAGGGTTGAGAGTTCTTCGTGATGTGGACACAGCAGGTGTAACATTGTCTCTGTACTGTGatacaaagattaaaaaaatgcCTTCATGGATCAAGCTTTTGGCACATCTTCATTCAATAGCATTGACGAGGTGTCATAGCCTCAAGGTGTTCCCTAGAGTTCCTAATAGCATTCAGGCGCTGGACTTAAGCGAGACAGGAATCCAAGAAGTTCCTGCATGGATCAAGAATCTCTCACGTCTTACAAGTCTAAGTATGGTGGGATGCAAGAAGCTAAAGATCATTCCAGCCAACATCAACATGGAATCTCTGTCTTCTCTTGATCTCAGCCACTGCACAAGATTGAAAACGTTTCCTGAGATTTCTACAAGACTTGAGCGTCTCAATCTGGAGAACACCGGTATCGAAAAAGTTTCTTTATCAATAAATTATTGGCTCTATCTTGTTGATTTGAGCATGAGAGGTTGCAAAAGCTTGAGGGTGTTCTCAAACGTTCGTGAAGACAGCATGGAAGTGTTGCACTTgtgtggtgaagaagaagaagaagaagaccggTCTCTGCGTCTTGACCTTAATGGGTGCAAGAATCTTGTCTCACTCCACCAACTTCCAGATTCTCTTATATGCCTAGATGCATGTAACTGTGAGTTGCTGGAGACAGTAGATGGTTTCTTTTACAATCCACAAGTCAATGTCCATTTTGACAACTGCTTGAAACTGAATGAAGAAGCGAGAGAACTTATACAGACTTCAGCTTCAAGTCTTGCTGTCTTACCCGGTGGGGAAGTGCCTTCGTACTTCCACCATCAATGTACTGGAAGTTCTCTAACAATCCCTTTCATCAAAGATATGGACATTCCTGATTACTTGCGGTTCAAGGCTTGTGTTTTGCTGAGCTCTTTCTCTGGCACACCAAGGACGTTTGGTGTATCTTGGTGCATTTTTGACACACGCAAGGCTGATCCAGTAGGTCATGGTTTGTGCTTATTTTCAAAGGAGAAACTAGGAACAGACCATTTGTTTACATTCGAAGGTTCTTTCTCTTTGGAAAAAGACAAGGATCATGGAGAAGTGGTGGAGCTTTGGTTGGTTTTTCAAATTGTAAATGAGCAGAGAATGAAGGGGTCTTGGAAATGGGAAAGCGTGGAAGCTGATTCTCAGAAGTTGAGGATAATGGGATGCGGTGTGAGATTCTTGGACGTTCTTGGAGATATGGGTGGTTCAAGCTATCAAGTAGAAGAAAAAACTAGCAAAGTAAAGAAAGCAAatcattttgagaaaaagagaaagaagaaagtgaaTCCAGTTCCCTTTAAGGACAATGAAAAAAGTTCTGAAGATCTTTCAGATACAGATTCAGGGTTGGGATACAACAACAGCTTACTCTTCATTGTCCCCCGACTTCCCCTTGGGATATATTATAAGGGATTTTTATAG
- the LOC106385692 gene encoding proline-rich antigen homolog: MEAIRFSNLSALLILLLLSLSLCVTSKDQTVSCTMCSSCDNPCNPVPTPSSSPPPTPPSSSGGSGGGSYYYSPPPPSSSGGGKYPPPYGGYGDGGQSYYYPPASYGNYPTPPPPNPIVPYFPFYYHIPPPGDSGSDRLLGSLLFVIFSLLLCFG, encoded by the coding sequence ATGGAAGCAATCAGATTCTCAAACTTGTCAGCTCTTCTTATACTGCTACTACTGTCACTGTCTCTCTGCGTGACGTCAAAGGACCAAACTGTTTCTTGCACAATGTGTTCCTCTTGCGACAATCCATGTAACCCTGTCCCGacgccttcttcttctcctcctcctactCCTCCAAGCTCCTCCGGCGGAAGCGGCGGCGGCTCTTATTActattctcctcctcctccttcaagTTCAGGTGGTGGTAAATACCCTCCTCCGTACGGAGGATATGGAGACGGTGGACAAAGTTACTATTATCCGCCTGCTTCTTACGGCAACTACCCGACGCCGCCTCCACCAAATCCCATCGTTCCTTATTTTCCGTTTTACTATCACATTCCTCCTCCGGGAGATTCTGGATCGGATCGTTTGTTGGGTTCTCTTCTCTTTGTTATTTTCTCCCTCTTGCTTTGTTTTGGGTGA
- the LOC106389040 gene encoding protein DEHYDRATION-INDUCED 19 homolog 4: MDSNSWITCPSVFSSSSSSRRCQSRSDLYIGGGYEDLEGEDDLKSEFICPFCAEVFDIVGLCCHIDEEHPVEVKNGVCPVCTKRVGLDIVGHITTQHANFFKVQRRRRLRKGGYSSAYLALKKELREANLQSLLGGSSSSFTSSTNIDSDPLLSSFMFSSPSSKSVVEGTSATKVSHKASLKRDIQEAPLSGEDQEKAKKSEFVRGLFLSTMLGDDY, from the exons ATGGATTCCAATTCATGGATTACTTGTCCCTCAGTTTTctcatcctcttcttcttctcgacGGTGTCAATCTCGATCAG ATTTGTATATAGGTGGAGGGTACGAGGATCTTGAAGGAGAAGACGATTTGAAGTCGGAGTTTATATGCCCTTTTTGCGCGGAGGTCTTTGACATTGTTGGGCTCTGTTGTCACATTGATGAAGAGCATCCTGTTGAGGTCAAGAACGGG GTCTGTCCTGTATGCACAAAGAGGGTGGGGTTAGATATCGTTGGCCACATCACTACGCAACATGCAAACTTTTTCAAG GTGCAGCGAAGGAGAAGGTTGAGAAAAGGAGGATACAGCTCTGCTTATCTCGCCTTGAAGAAAGAACTCCGAGAAGCGAACTTACAGTCACTTCTTGGTGGATCTTCTTCAAGTTTCACTTCCTCAACCAATATAGATTCTGATCCGTTGCTGTCATCCTTTATGTTTAGTTCTCCTTCAAGCAAATCTGTTGTAGAAGGAACCTCAGCTACAAAAGTCTCGCATAAGGCATCTCTCAAAAG AGACATTCAAGAAGCTCCACTTTCAGGTGAAGATCAAGAGAAGGCGAAGAAGAGCGAGTTTGTGCGAGGTTTGTTCTTGTCAACCATGCTTGGAGATGATTACTAG
- the LOC106385691 gene encoding probable polygalacturonase isoform X1 translates to MSGALILVLALTSLIPVYAKTHGGGRICDELGGRSLSTRPHSVSIAEFGAVGDGKTLNTLAFQNAVFYLMSFADKGGAQLYVPPGKWLTGSFSLTSHLTLFLENGAVIVASQDPSHWGVVEPLPSYGRGIDLPGKRYKSLISGHMLHDVIITGDNGTIDGQGLVWWDRFASHSLKYNRPHLVEFISSEDITISNVTFLNAPCYTVHAIYSSHVYIHKILAHSSPGSPYTIGIVPDSSDNVCIQNSTINMGYDAISLKSGWDEYGISYSRPTENVHIRNVNLQAASGSSISFGSEMSGGISHVVVDNAFIRNSLTGIAFRTTKGRGGYIREIDVSNIDMWRIGTAVVANGSFGSHPDDKFDANALPIVNGIRLSNVSGVDIGVAGELFGIKESPFRSVALYNVSLLMSSGSSSSDGSWSCSYVYGSSKLVTPEPCPELMRVDNGYGRATF, encoded by the exons ATGTCA GGTGCATTAATCTTGGTGTTGGCGTTAACCAGTTTGATTCCGGTTTACGCAAAGACTCACGGCGGCGGAAGAATATGCGACGAACTTGGGGGGAGGTCGTTGAGTACGAGACCGCACAGCGTCTCAATCGCAGAGTTTGGAGCGGTTGGAGATGGCAAAACGCTCAACACTCTCGCGTTTCAAAACGCAGTTTTCTATCTTATGTCATTCGCCGACAAAGGTGGGGCTCAGCTCTACGTCCCTCCCGGAAAATGGCTCACCGGGAGCTTCAGCCTCACCAGCCATCTCACTCTCTTTCTCGAGAACGGCGCCGTTATAGTTGCTTCTCAG GATCCATCGCATTGGGGAGTTGTTGAACCATTACCATCATATGGACGAGGGATTGATTTGCCTGGGAAGCGATACAAGAGTTTGATAAGCGGTCATATGCTACATGATGTTATTATAACAG GTGATAATGGTACTATAGATGGTCAAGGTTTGGTTTGGTGGGATCGGTTTGCTTCTCATTCCTTAAAGTACAACCGTCCTCACCTGGTCGAGTTTATTTCATCTGAAGATATAACTATCTCGAATGTCACGTTTTTGAACGCACCGTGTTATACAGTCCATGCAATATACTCTAG CCATGTATATATTCATAAGATATTGGCTCATTCTTCTCCTGGATCTCCTTATACAATCGGCATTGTACCAG ATTCTTCTGATAATGTGTGCATCCAAAACTCTACCATCAACATGGGGTACGACGCGATTTCACTCAAAAGCGGTTGGGATGAATATGGAATCTCCTACTCTCGTCCTACCGAAAACGTTCATATAAGAAACGTTAACCTTCAAGCAGCTTCTGGTTCATCTATCTCCTTTGGTAGTGAAATGTCAGGTGGAATATCTCATGTCGTGGTCGATAACGCCTTTATACGCAACTCACTAACTGGCATTGCCTTTAGAACCACAAAAGGAAGAGGCGGTTACATCAGAGAGATCGATGTTTCGAATATCGATATGTGGAGGATAGGTACTGCTGTTGTGGCTAACGGTAGCTTTGGTTCTCATCCGGATGATAAGTTTGACGCAAATGCTCTTCCCATAGTGAATGGCATTAGATTAAGCAACGTTTCTGGAGTAGATATCGGCGTTGCGGGGGAGTTGTTTGGGATCAAAGAGTCTCCGTTTAGGTCAGTGGCTTTATACAATGTTTCTTTGTTGATGAGctctggttcttcttcttctgatggtTCTTGGAGTTGCTCCTATGTGTATGGGTCTTCTAAGCTCGTGACACCTGAACCGTGTCCCGAGCTTATGAGAGTTGATAATGGTTATGGTAGAGCTACATTCTAA
- the LOC106385691 gene encoding probable polygalacturonase isoform X2 translates to MSFADKGGAQLYVPPGKWLTGSFSLTSHLTLFLENGAVIVASQDPSHWGVVEPLPSYGRGIDLPGKRYKSLISGHMLHDVIITGDNGTIDGQGLVWWDRFASHSLKYNRPHLVEFISSEDITISNVTFLNAPCYTVHAIYSSHVYIHKILAHSSPGSPYTIGIVPDSSDNVCIQNSTINMGYDAISLKSGWDEYGISYSRPTENVHIRNVNLQAASGSSISFGSEMSGGISHVVVDNAFIRNSLTGIAFRTTKGRGGYIREIDVSNIDMWRIGTAVVANGSFGSHPDDKFDANALPIVNGIRLSNVSGVDIGVAGELFGIKESPFRSVALYNVSLLMSSGSSSSDGSWSCSYVYGSSKLVTPEPCPELMRVDNGYGRATF, encoded by the exons ATGTCATTCGCCGACAAAGGTGGGGCTCAGCTCTACGTCCCTCCCGGAAAATGGCTCACCGGGAGCTTCAGCCTCACCAGCCATCTCACTCTCTTTCTCGAGAACGGCGCCGTTATAGTTGCTTCTCAG GATCCATCGCATTGGGGAGTTGTTGAACCATTACCATCATATGGACGAGGGATTGATTTGCCTGGGAAGCGATACAAGAGTTTGATAAGCGGTCATATGCTACATGATGTTATTATAACAG GTGATAATGGTACTATAGATGGTCAAGGTTTGGTTTGGTGGGATCGGTTTGCTTCTCATTCCTTAAAGTACAACCGTCCTCACCTGGTCGAGTTTATTTCATCTGAAGATATAACTATCTCGAATGTCACGTTTTTGAACGCACCGTGTTATACAGTCCATGCAATATACTCTAG CCATGTATATATTCATAAGATATTGGCTCATTCTTCTCCTGGATCTCCTTATACAATCGGCATTGTACCAG ATTCTTCTGATAATGTGTGCATCCAAAACTCTACCATCAACATGGGGTACGACGCGATTTCACTCAAAAGCGGTTGGGATGAATATGGAATCTCCTACTCTCGTCCTACCGAAAACGTTCATATAAGAAACGTTAACCTTCAAGCAGCTTCTGGTTCATCTATCTCCTTTGGTAGTGAAATGTCAGGTGGAATATCTCATGTCGTGGTCGATAACGCCTTTATACGCAACTCACTAACTGGCATTGCCTTTAGAACCACAAAAGGAAGAGGCGGTTACATCAGAGAGATCGATGTTTCGAATATCGATATGTGGAGGATAGGTACTGCTGTTGTGGCTAACGGTAGCTTTGGTTCTCATCCGGATGATAAGTTTGACGCAAATGCTCTTCCCATAGTGAATGGCATTAGATTAAGCAACGTTTCTGGAGTAGATATCGGCGTTGCGGGGGAGTTGTTTGGGATCAAAGAGTCTCCGTTTAGGTCAGTGGCTTTATACAATGTTTCTTTGTTGATGAGctctggttcttcttcttctgatggtTCTTGGAGTTGCTCCTATGTGTATGGGTCTTCTAAGCTCGTGACACCTGAACCGTGTCCCGAGCTTATGAGAGTTGATAATGGTTATGGTAGAGCTACATTCTAA
- the LOC106389033 gene encoding dnaJ homolog subfamily B member 8-like, with translation MGKIRSGQDPKAALVSEICSLSRSPIACIHINGNSVSCFIDWYLILGIQEDAEVKLIRKRYHKLVMKVHPDKNSHPKADIAFKLIHEAYLCLTDETKRRCFNTDRQKNICLKCSRLPHKTKENRPDTKPNRFCQTLRNIRDKFREENKVIERCLKTNSARFMGNLTEETPVFSIPNLNRFSKELPVFNPTDYKLRGYPHVRNRVLDNNFSDWKMFMRSRSTCVHSS, from the exons ATGGGTAAGATCCGATCCGGACAGGATCCAAAAGCGGCATTGGTCTCAGAGATTTGTTCGCTGTCGAGATCGCCGATCGCTTGCATTCACATCAACGGCAACTCCGTTTCATGTTTCATCGACTGGTATCTCATTCTCGGt ATCCAGGAAGATGCAGAGGTCAAGCTCATACGTAAACGATATCACAAACTAG TTATGAAGGTTCATCCTGATAAAAACAGCCACCCAAAAGCAGATATTGCTTTTAAGCTCATCCACGAG GCTTATTTATGTCTTACAGACGAAACAAAGAGAAGATGCTTCAACACAGACCGGCAAAAGAACATATGTCTGAAATGCAGCCGTCTCCCACACAAAACCAAAGAGAATCGCCCAGATACTAAACCGAACCGGTTCTGCCAAACCCTCAGGAACATTAGGGATAAATTTAGAGAAGAGAACAAGGTGATAGAGAGATGTCTAAAGACAAACAGTGCAAGATTCATGGGGAACCTAACTGAGGAAACCCCGGTTTTCAGTATACCGAACCTAAACCGGTTTAGTAAGGAGTTACCGGTTTTTAATCCGACGGATTACAAATTACGGGGTTATCCACATGTGAGAAATCGAGTGTTGGACAACAACTTTTCGGATTGGAAGATGTTCATGAGAAGCAGATCCACATGTGTTCACTCCTCAtga
- the LOC106389034 gene encoding twist-related protein 1-like translates to MEFCLIADTISVCTAKQGIAFGKSLLNRWEHISFADCPVDQAPAVIFPVDAIAPSIQSSSMKTIRRIRRKRSTKRVSLGGDSEEGGDFGRFVLEGGFGGNDGPFGFGGGGDGGGGGKGWSYGGGGNWDESSSSWSDPAMEFVYEVICWIALSNCVHFAFKRMVRIVTDGEREKLNLTLSPVC, encoded by the coding sequence ATGGAGTTCTGTCTGATCGCCGATACAATCTCAGTTTGCACGGCGAAGCAAGGCATAGCGTTTGGGAAATCTCTACTTAACCGGTGGGAACACATTTCGTTCGCCGATTGCCCCGTTGATCAAGCACCGGCGGTTATCTTTCCCGTCGATGCAATCGCTCCGTCGATACAATCCAGCTCTATGAAGACAATCCGCCGGATCCGCAGAAAGCGTAGCACGAAGCGCGTTTCGCTCGGCGGCGATTCGGAAGAGGGAGGAGATTTTGGTCGGTTTGTATTAGAAGGCGGTTTCGGTGGTAACGACGGTCCGTTCGGATTCGGCGGTGGAGGTGATGGCGGCGGAGGTGGAAAGGGATGGAGCTACGGTGGAGGTGGAAATTGGGATGAGTCATCATCGTCTTGGTCGGATCCGGCGATGGAGTTCGTGTACGAAGTGATTTGCTGGATCGCGTTGTCGAATTGCGTGCACTTTGCGTTTAAGAGGATGGTGAGGATCGTGACGGACGGTGAAAGAGAGAAGTTGAACCTTACATTGTCTCCGGTGTGCTGA
- the LOC106389031 gene encoding multiple organellar RNA editing factor 3, mitochondrial-like, with the protein MALFTARRKLATVLSKTLSSSSSSSSFSTLSSRSRFAVPLIDKLSSTRTVLGPCYMPTRPKTSGSGYSPLNDPSPNWSNRPPKETILLDGCDYEHWLIVMEFNDPKPTEDEMINAYVKTLTSVVGSEEEAKKKIYSVSTSTYTGFGALISEELSCKVKGLPGVLWVLPDSYLDVPNKDYGGDLYIEGKVIPRPQYRFTEQRQIRNRSRPRYDRRRETMQVERREPATQNWNQNQSPSSNGHHAPEN; encoded by the exons ATGGCTCTTTTCACCGCGCGGCGCAAATTAGCGACAGTACTAAGCAaaacactctcttcttcttcttcttcatcgtcgTTCTCTACGCTCTCTTCTCGTTCTCGATTCGCCGTGCCACTAATCGACAAGCTTTCCTCGACCCGAACCGTACTTGGCCCGTGTTACATGCCCACCCGACCCAAGACATCCGGGTCGGGATACTCTCCGCTGAACGATCCTTCGCCGAACTGGAGCAACCGTCCGCCGAAGGAGACGATTCTTCTCGATGGGTGCGATTACGAGCATTGGCTTATCGTCATGGAGTTTAATGATCCCAAACCAACCGAAGATGAGATGATCAATGCTTATGTCAAAACATTAACTTCCGTTGTCGGAAG CGAGGAAGAGGCAAAGAAGAAGATTTACTCTGTTTCTACTTCGACTTACACTGGCTTTGGTGCTCTGATCTCTGAAGAGCTCTCTTGCAAAGTCAAAG GATTGCCTGGTGTTCTCTGGGTCCTACCTGATTCTTATCTTGACGTACCCAACAAAGACTACGGAG GTGATTTGTACATTGAAGGAAAGGTGATACCAAGACCACAGTATAGGTTCACTGAACAGCGCCAGATAAGAAACCGGTCTAGGCCTAGGTACGATAGGCGGCGTGAGACTATGCAGGTGGAGAGGAGAGAGCCAGCAACACAGAACTGGAACCAAAATCAATCACCATCATCCAACGGTCATCACGCTCCGGAGAATTAG